TCGGGCTCGTCTTCGTCATGGCGTTCTCGCGAATGGCCATCTTCAAAGTGAAGGCCATCTGGATTCTGGCGGGTCTCAATGCCCTGGGATACAGCCTCCAGCACATCGGGATGCAGTACACGCTGGCTTCCGAGTCCGCCCTCCTCATCAACGTCAACGTGATATTCGTCGCCATTCTCGCCGCTTACATCCTGGGAGAGAAGATCACGGTCTGGAAGGCCTTGGCTCTGGCCCTCGGCGTCGGCGGGATCCTGATACTCACATCCAAAGGCGACCTGTCCTTCTTCGCGTCAGAGGAACTGCTGGGTCAGAGCATCTTGGTCGCCTCGGGCTTCTCATGGGCGGTGTTCATAGTCCTCATGAAGAGGCTCCTGGACACGCACGAGATCGCGGACGTTTCGATGGCAGTCGTCGCCGAGACCGCTCTCATTCTCTCTCCGCTCGTGGCGTTCTATCCATCCACGGGGATAGCTCTGGAGGGCTGGGCGGGCATCCTCTACCTGGGCGTCGTTTGCACAGCATTGGCACTCTTCGTCTACCTCGTCGGGCTCAGAAGGGTCGGGGCGACAACATCCTCCATCCTCCTCACGGCCGAGGTCCTGTTCGCCATAATCCTGTCCGTTCTGTTCCTGAGCGAACAGATCACGGCACCGCTGCTTCTGGGCGGACTGCTGGTGCTGCTCGCCATGATCTTAATCTCATGGAACAGGGAGACTACTCCACGGTAACGCTCTTTGCGAGATGCCTGGGTTTGTCTATCGAGCATCCCCTCTCCTTGGCAGTGTAGTACGCAAGGAGCTGCAGGACGACGGTCACCGGTATCGGCGTGAAAATAGCGGGGACGTCTGGAACGTAGAGGACGTCGTCGACATACTTCTCTATGTCCCTATCCCCCTCCGAGGCTATCGCGATCACCGGCGAGCTCCTCGCGCTGACCTCCTTGATGTTGCTGAGCATCTTCTCGTA
Above is a genomic segment from Candidatus Thermoplasmatota archaeon containing:
- a CDS encoding DMT family transporter — its product is MESKRGFHLLIVASALMWGSSFPLIKVTLDYVNPYFLTAVRMLIAGAIGLVFVMAFSRMAIFKVKAIWILAGLNALGYSLQHIGMQYTLASESALLINVNVIFVAILAAYILGEKITVWKALALALGVGGILILTSKGDLSFFASEELLGQSILVASGFSWAVFIVLMKRLLDTHEIADVSMAVVAETALILSPLVAFYPSTGIALEGWAGILYLGVVCTALALFVYLVGLRRVGATTSSILLTAEVLFAIILSVLFLSEQITAPLLLGGLLVLLAMILISWNRETTPR